Proteins encoded by one window of Rhodospirillaceae bacterium:
- the addB gene encoding double-strand break repair protein AddB, with protein sequence MRNSFPKISAVALGTPFLDNLASGLLARHETFNLGNTVIILPAEEARRNLLKLLTIMAKPKALLLPRTYIVSESLPLKRPHREGDLDLILPCNLLPDTLPIPSVYRDLLLGRLIFQWQKGPDQTNSQSLHRCLKIAPTLGSFFDELQSFQTNYLSLDDSFTSDDALHWESINKFLKIIIKQWPLILSEQIWQDPILYDQLITKLLIQHWEKEPPKNNIIVAGFTGNLPHIANLLSFIASLPTGHVVIPSLDHKLGKKTWENLPEDHPQHALKKLLVDLKIENNLVPEWFSPFGYSNSSAPPKHPVNFITSVFSPREDEQATNTGRKTSSDLTMITAHNIYSEAQTISLIIKEFLTTNKGDVSLFAEDQNLVKQVALQLRRWNLDLCNYIAHSPDPAGAGSFLQLVGEMICSAVSPVSLLSTLKHPMCTGHTSLTLFKNLRNELELKCLRGIRPEPGFSGIIASLNNSADKNRELITWLQSLEKASLYFCRLVKSKKAPLKSLLAAHIDFSIWLSETGKYPATRLWKSYEGKRLNQHLLSLCSTLKNSFIIEGTEYSDIFKCLLHNIPNDTQDFDTTRIYAYDPKRTLFSSSPLHILAGMNETTWPSFSQNDEWLSPQMRRALSLPSKKKTKAFANLHICQASTASKIVLTRSKVANGVQTTPAYHFARIENAAKKEGMHEAVDKSRYWDHMGQNLEHKTLSIPQSRRPAPTPPISARPRTLSATQIERWMQDPYGIFVSTILKIRPLRSIDAKVNPSDYGRMVHQALERFLQTYPTNLPPNPYQKLLEFGQISFRKVRTQPEAYAFWWPRFERLARYFIDQENKSRKHITAAYAEVSGTTTIDLPSGPFTLTTRADRINIRVDRKVDIIEYKTGALPTTPKILNGSKPQLLLEALIILNNGFEEIDTRAINSIVSTQLSGALTAGNRRTIEKGISTKATELLSTIIELIESFDNENTPYYFVPHNDFAPQYNEFEHLARMKEWIALSQKQRTEE encoded by the coding sequence ATGAGGAACTCTTTTCCCAAAATAAGTGCCGTAGCGCTTGGAACGCCCTTTCTTGACAATCTTGCAAGCGGCCTGCTGGCTAGGCACGAGACATTTAATTTAGGAAATACAGTAATCATATTGCCCGCTGAGGAGGCTCGCCGCAATTTACTCAAACTTCTAACCATAATGGCTAAACCCAAGGCATTACTGCTTCCCCGGACGTATATTGTTTCCGAAAGTCTGCCGCTTAAAAGACCTCACCGCGAGGGAGACCTGGACTTGATTCTTCCTTGTAACCTTTTGCCCGATACGCTCCCCATACCCTCAGTATATCGAGATCTCCTCTTAGGAAGGCTGATCTTCCAATGGCAAAAAGGGCCTGACCAAACTAATTCTCAGTCTTTACATCGTTGTCTAAAAATTGCACCTACCCTAGGCTCTTTCTTTGATGAATTGCAGTCCTTTCAAACCAACTATTTGTCCTTGGACGATTCTTTTACATCAGATGATGCCTTACACTGGGAGTCCATAAACAAATTTCTTAAAATTATCATAAAACAGTGGCCCCTCATTCTGAGTGAACAAATTTGGCAAGACCCTATTTTGTATGATCAACTTATTACAAAATTACTAATCCAGCACTGGGAAAAAGAACCGCCTAAAAATAATATCATAGTTGCCGGTTTCACGGGAAATCTTCCTCACATTGCTAATCTCTTATCGTTCATTGCTTCACTGCCAACAGGACACGTGGTAATACCCAGCTTGGATCATAAACTGGGCAAAAAGACCTGGGAAAATCTCCCAGAAGATCATCCGCAACACGCACTAAAGAAACTCCTAGTTGACCTGAAAATTGAAAACAACCTAGTGCCAGAGTGGTTTAGTCCGTTTGGTTATTCAAATTCCAGTGCTCCACCCAAGCATCCGGTTAACTTTATTACATCTGTCTTTAGCCCGCGAGAAGACGAGCAGGCTACTAACACTGGACGAAAAACATCGAGTGATCTGACCATGATCACGGCTCACAACATCTACAGTGAGGCTCAAACAATTTCGCTTATTATCAAAGAGTTCCTCACCACCAATAAGGGGGATGTGAGCCTTTTTGCCGAGGACCAAAACCTCGTAAAACAAGTTGCGCTGCAACTTCGACGCTGGAACCTTGATCTTTGCAACTATATAGCTCACAGCCCCGACCCAGCGGGCGCCGGGTCTTTCCTTCAATTAGTTGGAGAAATGATATGTTCAGCTGTTTCGCCGGTTTCCTTGTTGTCGACCCTTAAACACCCAATGTGCACTGGTCATACTTCTTTAACCCTTTTCAAGAATTTGCGTAACGAGCTAGAACTGAAATGCTTGAGGGGCATCAGGCCAGAACCTGGGTTTTCTGGCATAATAGCTTCACTAAACAATAGCGCCGACAAAAATAGGGAATTAATAACTTGGCTCCAAAGCCTTGAAAAAGCCTCCCTTTATTTCTGCCGACTGGTGAAAAGCAAAAAGGCGCCACTCAAGAGTCTCCTGGCCGCCCATATCGATTTTTCAATATGGCTTTCCGAGACGGGAAAGTATCCTGCAACGCGGCTCTGGAAATCTTATGAAGGCAAACGTCTTAACCAACATCTACTTTCGCTATGTTCCACCTTAAAAAACTCGTTTATTATAGAGGGAACTGAATACTCGGATATCTTTAAGTGCCTTCTCCACAATATTCCAAATGACACTCAAGATTTTGATACCACTCGTATCTATGCTTATGATCCGAAACGAACACTGTTCAGTTCTTCGCCCTTACACATTTTAGCAGGAATGAACGAAACAACCTGGCCCTCGTTTTCACAGAACGATGAGTGGCTCAGTCCACAAATGCGGAGAGCCCTCAGCTTACCTAGCAAAAAGAAAACGAAGGCCTTTGCTAATCTCCATATCTGCCAGGCATCCACAGCCTCCAAAATAGTTCTTACTCGAAGCAAAGTGGCTAACGGGGTTCAGACCACCCCAGCCTATCACTTCGCACGTATAGAGAACGCCGCGAAAAAGGAAGGAATGCACGAAGCTGTAGACAAAAGCCGCTACTGGGATCACATGGGTCAAAATTTAGAACACAAAACACTCAGTATTCCACAAAGCCGCCGCCCTGCGCCGACCCCACCCATATCGGCACGGCCCCGAACCTTGTCTGCAACCCAGATTGAACGTTGGATGCAGGATCCATATGGCATTTTTGTATCTACAATTCTTAAAATTAGACCACTTCGGTCTATCGATGCGAAAGTAAATCCATCTGACTATGGCCGAATGGTCCACCAAGCCCTGGAAAGATTTTTACAAACCTACCCCACAAATCTACCACCCAACCCCTATCAGAAATTACTCGAATTCGGCCAGATTTCTTTTAGGAAAGTGCGGACGCAGCCGGAAGCATACGCATTCTGGTGGCCCCGCTTTGAAAGATTAGCACGATATTTTATAGACCAAGAGAACAAAAGCCGGAAACATATTACCGCCGCCTATGCAGAAGTTAGTGGCACCACTACCATAGATTTACCCTCTGGCCCATTTACCCTAACTACAAGGGCAGATCGTATAAATATACGTGTCGATAGAAAAGTGGACATAATCGAATACAAAACTGGTGCATTACCAACAACTCCTAAGATACTAAATGGGAGCAAGCCTCAGCTTTTGCTAGAAGCCCTGATTATCTTAAATAATGGCTTCGAAGAAATTGACACGAGAGCAATCAACTCCATTGTTTCAACCCAATTGAGCGGAGCGTTAACTGCTGGAAATCGCCGGACGATCGAAAAAGGGATTTCAACAAAAGCCACAGAACTTTTATCCACGATCATCGAATTGATCGAATCCTTTGATAATGAAAATACACCTTATTACTTCGTGCCTCACAATGATTTTGCACCTCAATACAACGAATTTGAGCACCTTGCCCGAATGAAGGAATGGATAGCACTTAGCCAAAAACAGAGAACGGAAGAATGA
- the addA gene encoding double-strand break repair helicase AddA: MKSGLPKINSLQQKAADPVTSAWVEASAGTGKTKVLVDRVLRLLLHGNQPSNILCLTYTRSAAAEMQERLNERLLSWSTMSKQALQNDLESLTARAVDSHQLGAAETLYERVANSEFQPKFHTIHSFCETLLRRFPQEAGVDTNFTILDEHGAKTLLRTASELILQQLQGPKSNKSEGDISCISQYVNNESFSRLLDLLVADRWRLEKFLRNNDENRISCAIAEMLGLSRLTSPDLLVQVACANTHIDAESWRSSVCYLQAGSKTDHARAQTIDEWISASQHTRRELFEKYCAAFLTRDQLPIKTLVSASTLAKKPDALLALRAEQSRLLEITTKIKRAKIVQCSSALLNLTKKILEQFSQEKIKQNCLDYNDLIIKSGIILTSADVSSWVLYKVDRSVDHLLIDEAQDTSLDQWEIIRALASEFFAGEGAEEHPRTIFAVGDYKQSIYSFQRANPESFNKMRDYFRDRANNASAPWADIGLQVSFRSTSPILESVDLVFDEVFAAPVEFSDETLPPLKHFCWRDGAPGLVEVWPIIQPSRDPKPAARRLPTHVSAERSSRTTLAQIVASKINEILSDSRRGHSNCFLPEDIMVLVRRRGPFVLDLLKALKNLKIPVTGLDGMALTDNIAVMDLISVGHFLLNPDDDLSLAEVLKSPLCNLGDEDLFKLAHNRHGSIWHSLCDWDTTNSQFQEARFLLEDLIEKSKIFTPSELYADLLLTRNYKKYFVSKIGIECIDPINAFLNKSIEYEAKNNSSLEGFIHWFENNGAISTREPALKRNNAVKILTVHGAKGLESPVVFLPDTVQKSRAHNPVFWPDKAPFPIWIPNATLLDPLTRKWVLEKKKREAEEYKRLLYVAMTRAKDQLYICGWSETSNIASDCWHTIVSQTLEKVVEETDTNIPDSAQKNGISSILRLANFTPGKKTIAYPGPPFKNPTPLPTWINSNLTRHDHQSIHRTSPTFGTSGTFMGNKQPIEALIAQLVDSLYHITESEREQTANKFVSRLSYRHDTNLLHAIKEWALKILGTKTLSFLFQDNTRGCLPISGPIRYRERTLLFHETIERLVDSDDSLLLVNFLVGNNSHTNRPGPPLPAAFLRKIAVRASLAKLVFPQKDVTSAILWVDEQKLQHLSSDLLKKCLS, encoded by the coding sequence ATGAAATCGGGACTTCCCAAGATTAATTCGCTGCAACAGAAAGCGGCTGATCCAGTAACATCTGCATGGGTTGAGGCGTCAGCTGGTACCGGAAAAACCAAAGTGCTTGTAGATCGAGTCCTCCGACTCTTACTTCACGGCAATCAACCATCTAATATATTGTGCCTTACATATACTCGTTCAGCGGCTGCGGAGATGCAGGAGCGCTTAAACGAGCGCCTCCTTTCATGGTCAACCATGTCCAAACAAGCGCTCCAAAATGACCTTGAATCTCTGACTGCAAGAGCTGTCGACTCACACCAATTAGGGGCCGCCGAGACTCTTTATGAACGCGTGGCTAACTCTGAATTTCAGCCAAAATTTCATACTATCCATTCATTCTGTGAAACCCTTTTAAGAAGGTTTCCTCAAGAAGCGGGTGTTGATACTAACTTTACCATACTAGATGAGCATGGCGCCAAAACCCTTCTGCGAACAGCCAGCGAACTCATATTACAACAACTCCAAGGTCCAAAAAGCAACAAATCCGAAGGCGATATTTCCTGCATTAGCCAATATGTTAATAACGAAAGTTTTTCTCGTCTCCTGGATCTATTAGTCGCCGATAGATGGCGACTAGAAAAATTTCTTAGGAACAACGATGAAAATCGAATATCATGTGCAATTGCAGAAATGCTGGGCCTATCAAGGCTAACCTCTCCTGACCTGCTAGTCCAAGTCGCATGTGCAAACACCCATATCGATGCCGAAAGTTGGCGATCTTCAGTATGCTACCTACAAGCCGGCTCCAAAACAGACCACGCCCGAGCGCAAACAATTGATGAATGGATCTCTGCTTCACAACATACACGAAGAGAGTTATTCGAAAAATATTGTGCTGCCTTTCTCACACGCGACCAATTGCCGATAAAAACATTGGTGTCAGCGTCCACCCTCGCAAAGAAACCAGATGCTCTACTAGCTCTCAGAGCCGAGCAATCTCGTCTTCTAGAAATCACCACCAAAATTAAACGGGCTAAAATCGTCCAATGTAGCTCGGCCTTATTAAATTTAACCAAAAAAATCCTGGAGCAGTTTAGTCAGGAAAAAATTAAACAAAATTGCTTGGATTACAATGACTTAATCATTAAATCTGGCATCATCTTAACATCGGCCGACGTGTCATCGTGGGTGCTCTATAAGGTTGATAGAAGTGTTGATCACCTTCTGATAGATGAAGCCCAGGATACTAGTTTGGACCAGTGGGAAATTATCCGCGCCCTGGCATCCGAATTCTTTGCGGGAGAAGGAGCGGAAGAACACCCAAGAACAATTTTCGCGGTTGGGGATTATAAACAATCCATCTATAGCTTCCAACGTGCAAATCCCGAGTCCTTCAACAAGATGCGTGATTATTTTAGAGATCGCGCTAATAACGCATCAGCTCCCTGGGCTGATATTGGCCTTCAGGTCTCATTTAGATCCACCTCCCCAATATTAGAATCCGTTGACCTTGTCTTCGATGAAGTCTTCGCTGCGCCAGTTGAATTTTCTGATGAAACACTGCCTCCTCTCAAGCATTTTTGTTGGCGCGATGGAGCCCCTGGCTTAGTTGAGGTTTGGCCCATAATACAGCCCAGTAGAGACCCAAAGCCAGCTGCAAGGCGGCTCCCGACCCACGTGTCTGCAGAGCGCTCTTCACGAACAACACTTGCCCAAATTGTGGCCAGCAAAATAAATGAGATCTTGTCGGACAGCAGGCGCGGCCATTCCAACTGTTTTCTACCTGAAGATATCATGGTTTTAGTGAGGCGTCGTGGGCCGTTCGTCTTAGATTTGCTGAAAGCACTTAAGAACTTGAAGATACCAGTGACTGGGCTCGATGGAATGGCTCTAACGGACAATATTGCGGTCATGGACCTTATCTCTGTGGGGCATTTCTTACTTAATCCTGATGATGACCTCAGCCTGGCCGAAGTTCTTAAAAGCCCTCTATGCAACTTAGGTGACGAAGATCTATTTAAGCTCGCCCATAATAGACATGGTTCGATATGGCACTCACTCTGCGATTGGGATACCACCAATTCACAATTTCAGGAGGCTCGTTTCCTACTGGAAGACTTGATAGAGAAGTCAAAAATTTTTACTCCCTCCGAATTATATGCAGATTTACTTTTAACACGGAATTATAAAAAATACTTTGTATCTAAAATTGGAATTGAATGTATCGACCCCATAAATGCATTTCTCAATAAAAGCATTGAATACGAGGCTAAAAATAATTCATCTCTTGAAGGCTTTATTCATTGGTTTGAGAACAATGGCGCCATCAGCACACGCGAACCAGCCCTAAAAAGAAATAATGCCGTTAAAATTCTTACGGTGCATGGTGCGAAGGGGTTAGAATCACCCGTTGTATTTCTTCCAGACACGGTCCAGAAGAGTCGGGCCCACAATCCTGTTTTTTGGCCCGACAAAGCACCCTTCCCTATCTGGATCCCAAATGCCACTCTTTTGGACCCACTGACCAGAAAGTGGGTCCTGGAGAAAAAAAAGCGAGAAGCGGAGGAATACAAGCGACTACTATATGTGGCGATGACGAGAGCGAAGGATCAACTCTATATATGTGGTTGGAGTGAGACATCCAATATAGCATCCGATTGTTGGCACACTATTGTCAGCCAAACGTTGGAAAAAGTTGTTGAAGAAACTGATACAAACATCCCAGACAGCGCACAAAAGAATGGGATTTCTAGCATTTTACGCCTTGCTAATTTTACGCCTGGGAAAAAAACTATCGCCTATCCTGGGCCTCCGTTCAAAAACCCCACCCCTCTCCCCACCTGGATTAACTCAAACTTAACGAGGCATGACCACCAATCCATACACCGGACTTCCCCCACATTTGGAACATCAGGCACCTTTATGGGCAATAAACAACCCATCGAAGCATTAATCGCCCAGTTAGTCGACTCCCTTTACCACATAACTGAATCTGAAAGAGAACAGACCGCCAATAAATTTGTATCTCGCCTTTCCTACAGGCACGACACAAACTTACTCCATGCGATCAAAGAGTGGGCCCTAAAGATTCTTGGAACCAAAACTCTCTCCTTTCTATTTCAAGATAATACGCGAGGATGTCTCCCCATCTCTGGTCCCATAAGATATCGTGAGCGGACTTTGTTATTTCATGAAACCATTGAAAGGCTTGTCGACTCGGATGATTCCTTATTGCTGGTGAATTTTCTAGTTGGAAACAACTCTCACACAAACAGGCCCGGCCCTCCGCTTCCGGCCGCTTTCTTACGAAAAATTGCTGTAAGGGCATCTTTAGCCAAATTAGTGTTCCCACAAAAGGATGTAACTTCGGCGATCCTTTGGGTAGATGAACAAAAGCTTCAACATCTCTCCAGTGATCTGCTCAAGAAATGCCTATCTTGA
- a CDS encoding thiol reductase thioredoxin, with product MTSNKVTDSSFEADVIKSEKPVLVDFWAEWCGPCVQIAPMLEELANEYKDSLTVAKVNIDENPETPAKYGVRGIPTLILFKNGEIAATKVGAAPKRQLSEWISTSL from the coding sequence ATGACCTCTAATAAAGTTACTGATTCATCATTTGAGGCCGATGTCATTAAATCGGAGAAACCTGTTCTGGTGGACTTTTGGGCTGAATGGTGTGGGCCATGTGTACAAATCGCCCCGATGCTGGAAGAACTAGCAAATGAGTACAAAGACAGCCTGACCGTGGCAAAGGTTAACATAGATGAGAACCCTGAGACGCCGGCTAAATATGGAGTACGAGGAATCCCTACTCTAATCCTTTTTAAGAATGGCGAAATTGCCGCCACAAAAGTTGGCGCGGCTCCTAAGCGACAACTATCGGAGTGGATAAGCACTTCTCTATAA
- a CDS encoding bifunctional folylpolyglutamate synthase/dihydrofolate synthase, with product MGRLLRSLGSPHRYMPPVVHVAGTNGKGSVIAFLRSILEEGGYTVHVYTSPHLVRYNERIRLGGRLIADEELQRFLKTCLRLNRGRPITFFEIITAAAFLAFSQTPADICLIETGLGGRLDATNLIKQPEVSILTPISVDHEFYLGQGIRRIAKEKAGILKRGRPAIVSKQSPEGSRVLEMAARQKGVPLWRYGCEWKVSHRKFGSVFESLSSRRILPLPGLLGLHQRDNAAVAVAALDFLHQFPVSSRAVRRGICRVKWPARLQILGPGSLKNMVGPSTKIWVDGGHNASAGEALAEAIRINLGGEPVVLILGMLQTKSPAEFIAPLLPWVEKVYPITLDAEAGLTEAALATQLREVGAPVLCSGSLEAAVQQAGSEGNKNIVVCGSLYLAGQVLSMNDEYIN from the coding sequence ATGGGGCGGCTTTTGAGGTCGTTGGGCTCGCCCCACAGGTATATGCCGCCCGTAGTACATGTAGCTGGAACCAATGGCAAAGGTTCTGTGATTGCCTTCCTGCGGAGTATTCTTGAAGAAGGCGGGTATACAGTCCACGTCTACACATCGCCGCATTTGGTTCGTTATAATGAGCGAATAAGGTTGGGCGGCAGGCTCATTGCAGATGAAGAGCTACAGCGGTTCTTAAAGACCTGCCTCCGCCTCAATCGGGGAAGGCCGATAACTTTCTTTGAGATTATAACTGCTGCGGCATTCCTTGCGTTTAGTCAAACTCCCGCTGATATATGCTTGATAGAGACGGGTTTAGGCGGTCGTTTGGATGCCACGAACTTGATCAAGCAGCCAGAGGTGTCGATCTTAACCCCAATATCCGTTGATCATGAGTTTTATCTTGGGCAAGGAATTAGGCGAATAGCGAAGGAAAAGGCGGGTATATTAAAGCGTGGCCGGCCCGCTATTGTATCTAAACAGAGTCCAGAGGGTTCTAGGGTCCTAGAGATGGCCGCCAGACAAAAAGGGGTCCCCTTATGGCGGTATGGATGCGAATGGAAGGTAAGTCACAGAAAATTTGGATCAGTTTTCGAGTCCTTATCTAGTCGAAGAATACTGCCTCTTCCCGGATTGTTGGGGCTTCATCAGCGTGATAATGCTGCTGTGGCGGTAGCGGCATTAGATTTTTTGCACCAATTTCCGGTTTCCAGTCGAGCAGTACGCCGGGGCATATGCAGAGTGAAATGGCCTGCTAGATTGCAGATTTTGGGCCCGGGTAGCCTTAAAAATATGGTGGGGCCGAGCACAAAAATTTGGGTTGATGGGGGCCATAACGCCTCTGCAGGGGAGGCTTTGGCGGAGGCGATCAGGATTAATTTGGGAGGTGAGCCCGTTGTTCTCATTCTAGGAATGCTGCAAACTAAGTCGCCTGCTGAGTTTATCGCACCGCTATTACCATGGGTTGAAAAAGTGTATCCTATTACCCTCGATGCAGAGGCAGGTCTGACTGAAGCGGCTTTGGCCACCCAACTCAGGGAGGTAGGAGCCCCGGTTCTCTGCAGCGGTTCATTAGAGGCGGCCGTCCAACAGGCAGGTTCTGAGGGGAATAAGAATATAGTAGTGTGTGGATCTCTCTATCTGGCTGGTCAAGTTTTATCAATGAACGATGAGTATATAAATTGA
- a CDS encoding acetyl-CoA carboxylase carboxyl transferase subunit beta, translating into MSWLTNFVRPKIRALVRPKRVRESLWEKCPECDQMIFHRELDERMKVCPHCEHHMFFSPEERLSHLFDDSDYERLVLPTAISDPLKFKDRKRYTDRLKEARSGITDKDAIVAAYGKVCGNPCVVCVLDFAFMAGSMGVAVGSGFLSAAHVAVDRRAPFVVFTASGGARMQEGALSLMQMPRTIVGLTAVKEASLPYIVVLTNPTTGGVTASFAMLGDITLAEPGALVGFAGPRVIEDTIREKLPDGFQRSEYLEDHGMVDRVIPRSQLREELGVLIDLFVNKELKLSQGSLTSRTELRGTQVGSQLVDEESSIGNQAGVG; encoded by the coding sequence ATGAGTTGGTTAACTAATTTTGTTCGACCAAAAATCCGGGCTCTGGTCCGTCCAAAGCGTGTTCGTGAGTCCCTGTGGGAAAAGTGTCCAGAGTGCGATCAGATGATATTTCATCGAGAGCTGGATGAGCGGATGAAAGTTTGCCCCCATTGTGAACACCATATGTTTTTTAGTCCCGAAGAGCGGTTGTCCCATTTATTTGACGACAGCGACTATGAGAGGTTGGTTTTACCTACAGCGATATCAGACCCACTTAAGTTCAAGGATCGAAAACGTTATACCGACCGACTTAAAGAGGCTCGCTCAGGGATTACAGATAAGGATGCCATTGTTGCTGCTTATGGTAAGGTTTGCGGTAATCCATGCGTGGTTTGTGTGTTGGATTTTGCGTTTATGGCTGGTTCGATGGGAGTTGCGGTCGGCAGTGGGTTTTTAAGTGCGGCACATGTGGCAGTGGATCGCAGGGCACCCTTCGTGGTTTTCACGGCTTCCGGAGGTGCTCGTATGCAGGAAGGAGCCCTGAGTTTGATGCAGATGCCGCGCACTATTGTAGGTCTGACTGCAGTTAAAGAGGCAAGTCTTCCCTATATTGTCGTGCTAACCAATCCTACTACTGGTGGGGTTACCGCGTCGTTCGCGATGCTGGGCGACATAACACTTGCGGAGCCAGGCGCTTTAGTTGGATTCGCAGGACCGCGTGTTATTGAGGATACTATTCGGGAAAAGTTGCCAGACGGATTCCAGAGATCTGAGTATTTGGAAGATCATGGAATGGTAGATAGAGTGATACCTAGGTCTCAGTTGAGAGAGGAGCTAGGGGTTTTAATAGATCTTTTCGTAAACAAAGAATTAAAGCTATCGCAGGGCTCGTTGACTTCCCGAACAGAACTTCGGGGAACGCAGGTAGGTAGCCAGTTGGTAGATGAAGAGAGCTCCATCGGCAACCAGGCTGGAGTTGGTTAG
- a CDS encoding tryptophan synthase subunit alpha — MSGLPLQDDRLISRFDLLRRENRGGLVTFITAGDPDFARSCRIMKGLPGAGADFIELGMPFTDPMADGPSIQASALRSLKGGHTMALTLSMVEELRKEDVETPVILMGYYNPIYSYGVARFLKNAKAAGVDGLIVVDLPPEEDAELCLPALEAGVHFIRLATPTTNASRLPTVLKNTTGFLYYVSITGITGAGTASTDKVKTALQFLRPHTDLPIAVGFGIKTPEQAADVARHADAAVVGSALVEKIAESERVGGDPVGAALMFVKDLSSGIRAARRGAKR, encoded by the coding sequence ATGAGCGGCCTTCCGCTACAGGATGATCGTCTGATCAGCCGGTTTGATTTACTTCGCCGTGAGAATAGGGGTGGCTTGGTGACTTTTATAACAGCGGGTGACCCTGATTTCGCGCGTAGCTGCCGAATCATGAAAGGGTTGCCAGGTGCTGGTGCTGACTTCATTGAACTAGGAATGCCCTTTACTGATCCCATGGCTGATGGGCCGTCAATTCAGGCTTCGGCTCTCAGATCCTTGAAGGGCGGCCACACAATGGCCTTGACATTGTCAATGGTGGAAGAATTGCGCAAGGAGGATGTGGAGACACCGGTGATATTAATGGGATATTACAATCCAATATATTCATATGGAGTGGCGAGGTTTTTGAAGAATGCAAAGGCGGCCGGTGTTGATGGGCTAATCGTCGTTGACTTACCTCCTGAGGAGGATGCGGAGTTATGTTTGCCAGCTCTTGAGGCAGGCGTTCATTTTATCCGTTTGGCAACGCCTACTACTAATGCCAGTCGGCTACCAACTGTTCTGAAGAACACTACAGGATTTCTCTACTACGTTTCCATAACAGGAATAACGGGAGCTGGGACTGCCAGTACAGATAAGGTCAAGACAGCCTTGCAGTTTTTACGCCCCCATACCGATCTTCCTATAGCGGTAGGCTTTGGCATTAAGACGCCGGAGCAGGCGGCAGATGTTGCGAGGCACGCGGATGCGGCGGTTGTTGGGTCGGCCTTAGTCGAAAAAATTGCGGAAAGTGAGAGAGTGGGTGGAGATCCGGTAGGGGCAGCGCTTATGTTTGTTAAAGATCTCTCTAGTGGCATCCGGGCAGCTCGCAGAGGAGCTAAGCGATGA